One Solanum lycopersicum chromosome 4, SLM_r2.1 DNA window includes the following coding sequences:
- the LOC138348064 gene encoding uncharacterized protein, translating to MNVLYHPGKANVSGDSLSRMSMGSTAHVEDYKKELVKDIYRLGVQLVHSTSRGVSVHPSSESFLVVEVKEGQHLNPVLMELKVSVLLKMNESFALRGDDILRYQDSHCVPEVKTEYLKPGGLTQIIEVPTLKWEDINIDFVIGLLMTRRQHGSI from the exons atgaatgtcctctaccatccaggtaaggctaacgTATCAGGTGATTCTTTAAgtaggatgagcatgggaagtacagcccacgttgaggattataagaaggagttggtgaaaGATATATACAGACTGGGTGTGCAGTTAGTTCACTCTACTAGtaggggtgtttcagttcatcctagttctgaatcattcttagtagttgaagtcaaggagggtcagcatcttaatcctgtgttgatggagctgaaggTCTCAGTGTTGCttaagatgaatgagtcttttgctttgaGAGGTGACGACATACTTAGGTACCAGGACAGTCATTGTGTACCAGAG GTTAAGACAGAATATCTTAAGCCTGGCGGTCTTACTCAAATTATTGAGGTTCCTACTTTGAAATGGGAGGACATTAATATAGACTTCGTGATTGGACTTCTGATGACTAGGAGACAGCATGGCTCCATATGA